From the Clostridium sp. Marseille-P299 genome, one window contains:
- a CDS encoding FMN-binding protein has protein sequence MRRKKNNYDQIIAGIVLFLLSIGVIAGGEKIRSEVRAANGTSVEIASKNAELYQVTDLYEKKDGSYVVHGVAKGFKSDIVAAITFDHTGEKILDLEIISQDETVDIGSKIETPEFLTEFNEMNAPIKVADLEILSPTGGSNNLVDDSNKSEDKKHNSLEWNSNDSSAEANAFRNLYDAGLLTSAVNGEQLDTAIVDLLPEERASIELEKANLLVSFCEAKVESEYIDAMSVDAISGATVSSKAVATIVNNAYFFLEENIIK, from the coding sequence ATGAGAAGAAAAAAGAATAACTATGATCAGATAATTGCAGGAATCGTTTTATTTTTATTATCGATAGGTGTAATTGCGGGTGGTGAAAAGATAAGAAGTGAAGTTCGTGCAGCAAATGGGACGTCTGTTGAAATTGCCAGTAAAAATGCCGAGCTTTATCAAGTGACAGATTTATACGAAAAGAAGGATGGAAGCTATGTTGTTCATGGAGTGGCAAAAGGATTTAAAAGTGATATAGTAGCTGCAATTACCTTTGATCATACTGGCGAAAAAATACTAGATTTAGAGATTATCTCTCAAGATGAAACGGTGGATATAGGAAGTAAAATTGAAACGCCTGAATTTTTAACTGAATTTAATGAAATGAATGCTCCTATTAAAGTTGCTGACTTAGAAATATTGTCACCTACTGGAGGTAGTAATAACTTAGTCGATGATTCCAATAAATCAGAGGATAAGAAACATAACTCCTTAGAATGGAATTCGAATGACTCTTCTGCCGAAGCAAATGCTTTTCGTAATTTATATGATGCTGGATTGCTAACAAGCGCAGTGAATGGTGAGCAACTTGATACTGCAATCGTAGATCTATTACCAGAAGAGAGGGCTAGTATTGAACTAGAAAAAGCAAATTTATTGGTTAGCTTTTGCGAAGCGAAAGTGGAGAGTGAATACATAGATGCAATGTCAGTGGACGCTATTTCAGGTGCCACGGTTTCTTCAAAGGCGGTTGCAACGATTGTTAATAACGCTTATTTCTTTTTAGAGGAAAATATAATTAAATAG
- the tatC gene encoding twin-arginine translocase subunit TatC — protein sequence MDSTKKTSTLVGHLAELRKRLIIIFLVNIIGAFICFQYMDVLIQYIFNLNPGMKLIYLTPSELFMVYVKLAFTCAFVLCSPITIYQVWIFIAQGLYVKERKYVLFSLFFGFFFFIIGVVFGYNIALPTTLKFFMKYSSNLVTATISIDSFVSFCNAMLLSFGVVFEMPILVYLLSQIGILKPAFMKRSHGVLILIIFIIAAIITPPDVVSQVLLAIPMVILLELSIGICYMVDKNKKKEKLSNKKA from the coding sequence ATGGATTCTACTAAAAAAACGAGTACATTAGTTGGTCATCTAGCAGAACTTAGAAAGAGATTAATCATAATATTTTTAGTAAATATTATTGGAGCCTTTATCTGCTTTCAATATATGGATGTATTGATACAATACATATTCAATCTAAATCCAGGAATGAAACTGATTTATTTAACTCCTTCTGAGTTATTCATGGTATATGTAAAACTTGCATTTACCTGTGCTTTCGTACTATGTTCTCCAATCACAATTTATCAAGTATGGATCTTTATCGCACAAGGTTTATATGTAAAAGAGAGAAAATATGTACTTTTCTCACTCTTTTTTGGATTTTTTTTCTTTATTATAGGTGTAGTGTTTGGTTATAATATTGCCCTACCAACTACCTTGAAATTTTTCATGAAATATTCATCTAATTTAGTAACAGCCACAATATCCATTGATAGCTTTGTATCCTTTTGTAATGCAATGTTACTATCCTTTGGAGTAGTATTTGAAATGCCAATTTTGGTATATCTCTTATCACAAATCGGTATTTTAAAGCCTGCATTTATGAAACGTAGTCATGGTGTTTTAATCCTAATTATCTTTATCATCGCAGCTATTATTACTCCACCTGATGTCGTATCACAAGTTTTACTAGCTATTCCAATGGTAATATTATTAGAACTTAGTATAGGAATATGTTATATGGTTGATAAAAATAAGAAAAAAGAGAAACTTTCTAATAAAAAAGCGTAA
- a CDS encoding Sec-independent protein translocase subunit TatA/TatB, with protein MGRIGAFELILILCIALVVFGPSKLPQIGHSLGEAIKEFRKGTSDIRSEMNNLTEEPKDNTKNS; from the coding sequence ATGGGAAGAATAGGAGCCTTTGAGTTAATTCTAATTCTGTGCATCGCATTAGTTGTTTTTGGACCAAGCAAGTTACCACAAATTGGACATTCTCTAGGTGAGGCAATCAAAGAATTTAGAAAGGGTACCTCCGATATTAGAAGTGAGATGAATAATTTAACAGAGGAACCAAAAGATAATACTAAAAATTCATAA
- a CDS encoding ferredoxin-like protein → MSTEIKESFLDKQMTRRQFLKISGKSLVGLTVSATLLSLFGCSMQEIEDQQVSVWAIAQGLLVVNTAKCTGCERCEINCTLVNDGEASTYISRVKVSRNLHIHGKEGMYNRNFTYYPDTCRQCKDPACGNACPKDAIVTNSLGIRTVDEGKCIGCGACVEACPWHMPTVNKETGKSSKCIACGECAKGCPSGALQIVPWDEITAAAQKVV, encoded by the coding sequence ATGTCAACTGAGATTAAAGAAAGCTTTCTTGATAAACAAATGACTAGAAGGCAATTCTTAAAAATTTCTGGAAAATCTCTAGTAGGATTAACAGTTTCAGCTACACTTCTTTCACTATTTGGATGCTCTATGCAGGAAATCGAAGATCAGCAAGTTTCTGTTTGGGCGATAGCACAAGGTCTTTTAGTAGTGAATACAGCAAAATGTACAGGATGCGAGAGGTGTGAAATTAACTGTACATTAGTAAATGATGGAGAAGCATCTACCTATATTTCCAGGGTAAAAGTAAGCCGTAATCTACATATCCATGGGAAAGAGGGAATGTATAATCGTAATTTTACATATTATCCAGATACCTGTAGACAGTGTAAGGATCCAGCCTGTGGAAATGCCTGTCCGAAAGATGCAATCGTTACGAACTCCCTGGGAATACGAACTGTAGACGAAGGGAAATGCATTGGATGTGGGGCTTGTGTAGAGGCCTGTCCATGGCATATGCCTACCGTTAATAAAGAAACCGGGAAATCAAGTAAATGTATCGCATGCGGAGAGTGCGCTAAGGGATGCCCTTCAGGAGCATTGCAAATCGTACCTTGGGATGAAATAACTGCAGCAGCACAGAAAGTTGTATAA
- a CDS encoding aldehyde ferredoxin oxidoreductase: MATYGWAGKILRVNLTTGNISTEDTGKYKDYIGGMGIGYRIIYNEVPLSTKPYDHGSKFVMAVGPLTGSGVPCSGRMNISLLSSWSKGYSIIDAHMGGHIGPRLKYAGYDAVIVEGKSLTPVYLRIDDDNVSIEDASHIWGKGTFEANRILTEENGGEFETAAIGPAGENLVNYSTINTSFGNSGGGGIGAVMGSKKLKGIAIRGTGSVKVADSKKLLELNKYMLTELIGGNNNHNVPAVPQSWAEYSAVSGKNRWSGAPGRRWEKADGGAIDTGEQPYDDNNKIAYRCLKGVFDHGEVASNYIIKQGGCSSCPIRCYTQYDMDPLADFDLPTMVSNTCVPILYGFMWYPDGVKDFKYEGDARLVLSGAASHAQDDLGLWCNYANLERDFNWLCTSGKIKEVLPKAEYDSLPWEWEKSGDPRWAVEIMRRIAYKEGELATIGEGTLAMVEKWNLGKEFYDRIDSNNTNITYNGYPKHHANEDSGQIGLLFNLMYNRDCMIHHLTNVENSGAPYEVTKATMEGFFGKGCYDRAKAYTPMNRNKAKVAKWAFIGKNFHDSATLCNWMWPMTQSPSKKRNYVGDLDLEANFMSVVTGVNYTRESLEFDCERISQMLRVMTAISFKINCGESSLRDTHDAIPEWVFEQDPDFKAFEEGTYKMDREDMELAKDMFYEEMGWDIKTGIPTRATLEKFGLGDMADDLSARGILPR; the protein is encoded by the coding sequence ATGGCTACATATGGATGGGCTGGCAAGATACTACGTGTAAACTTGACTACAGGTAATATTTCCACGGAAGATACGGGGAAATACAAAGATTATATTGGTGGAATGGGGATAGGATATAGAATTATTTATAATGAGGTGCCTTTATCAACAAAACCTTATGATCATGGCTCTAAATTTGTCATGGCAGTTGGGCCGTTAACAGGGTCTGGTGTACCATGCTCTGGTAGAATGAATATATCTTTATTATCCTCTTGGTCAAAGGGGTATTCAATTATTGATGCACATATGGGAGGTCATATAGGACCTCGTTTAAAATATGCAGGATATGATGCGGTTATTGTAGAAGGTAAGTCATTAACTCCAGTGTATTTACGTATCGATGATGATAACGTAAGTATTGAGGATGCTTCTCACATATGGGGGAAGGGAACCTTTGAAGCAAATAGAATTTTAACAGAAGAAAATGGAGGGGAATTTGAAACAGCTGCAATTGGACCTGCGGGCGAAAACCTCGTTAATTATTCAACCATAAACACATCATTTGGTAACTCTGGCGGTGGTGGTATTGGCGCTGTTATGGGAAGTAAAAAATTAAAAGGGATAGCAATTCGTGGAACTGGCTCTGTAAAGGTTGCTGATTCTAAGAAATTACTAGAACTAAATAAATACATGTTAACGGAACTCATTGGAGGAAATAATAATCACAATGTTCCAGCTGTTCCACAAAGTTGGGCAGAATATTCCGCCGTGAGTGGAAAGAACCGTTGGTCAGGTGCTCCAGGGCGTAGATGGGAAAAAGCAGACGGAGGTGCTATTGATACAGGGGAACAACCATATGATGACAATAACAAAATTGCATACCGTTGTCTAAAAGGTGTATTTGATCATGGTGAAGTAGCATCAAACTACATTATAAAGCAAGGGGGATGTTCCTCTTGTCCAATCCGCTGTTATACTCAGTATGATATGGATCCACTTGCAGATTTCGATTTGCCAACGATGGTATCCAATACCTGTGTACCTATTTTATATGGATTTATGTGGTATCCAGATGGTGTTAAGGATTTTAAATATGAAGGAGATGCTAGACTTGTATTAAGTGGAGCTGCTTCTCATGCACAGGATGATTTGGGACTTTGGTGTAATTATGCAAATCTTGAGCGAGATTTTAACTGGCTTTGTACTTCAGGTAAGATAAAGGAAGTTCTACCAAAAGCAGAATACGATAGTTTACCATGGGAATGGGAAAAGAGTGGTGACCCACGTTGGGCAGTAGAGATTATGCGACGCATTGCATACAAAGAAGGGGAGCTAGCAACCATTGGTGAAGGTACCTTAGCTATGGTAGAAAAGTGGAATCTAGGAAAAGAGTTCTATGATAGAATTGATTCCAATAATACGAATATTACATATAACGGATATCCAAAACATCATGCAAATGAAGATTCCGGTCAAATTGGACTATTATTTAACTTAATGTACAATCGTGATTGTATGATTCATCATTTGACGAATGTTGAGAATTCAGGTGCACCTTATGAAGTTACTAAGGCTACAATGGAAGGGTTCTTTGGAAAAGGATGCTACGATAGAGCAAAGGCCTACACTCCTATGAATCGTAATAAAGCAAAAGTAGCTAAATGGGCATTTATTGGTAAGAATTTTCATGACAGTGCAACCCTTTGTAATTGGATGTGGCCTATGACACAATCACCATCAAAGAAGAGAAATTATGTTGGTGATTTAGATTTAGAAGCTAATTTTATGTCAGTGGTTACTGGGGTGAATTATACTAGAGAAAGTTTGGAATTTGATTGTGAACGTATCTCTCAAATGTTGCGTGTGATGACTGCAATATCGTTTAAGATTAACTGTGGTGAATCAAGTTTACGTGATACACATGATGCAATTCCTGAATGGGTTTTTGAACAAGATCCAGATTTTAAAGCCTTTGAAGAAGGAACTTATAAGATGGACCGTGAAGATATGGAACTAGCAAAAGATATGTTTTATGAAGAAATGGGCTGGGATATCAAAACAGGCATACCTACCAGAGCAACCCTTGAAAAATTCGGGTTAGGTGATATGGCGGATGACTTAAGTGCTAGGGGAATTCTACCACGGTAA
- the glp gene encoding molybdopterin molybdotransferase MoeA has translation MEHLSMEQLNTIHVTKGPLSKESSNMDYLNMVSSKTDYLNMDSSRTDYQNMEYSNTDNFNTNHSNTNHIDMEHVGIELEQAIDIILSNCKEIESTEEIPVLQGNGRILAEDIYSLINNPPFDRSPLDGFALCSKDIEGASMTRTIKLTVIDKVYAGEYIETELKQGQAIRIMTGAPIPKGADCVIRIEDIEEEENELAYPTILVRKELKHHENYCFQGEDVEKGQQILSSGKKLSFIEQGILASVGINKIKVYRKAKVAVFVTGNELIMPGDKLMPGKIYDSNLHLLYARLCELGIEPIIVNFLPDDVNATAKALKDSLLEVDFVITTGGVSVGDMDIFHEVITIMGAKRLFWKVKLKPGTPAMFSMYQDKPMFHLSGNPFAAATTFELLVRPYLSKICHDSTLVSCKSVAILKDEFKKKSKDRRFLRAKVENGFVTIPCLGKHSSGILSSMQDCNCLIDIPAGSNMLQKGSQVDILLL, from the coding sequence ATGGAACACTTAAGTATGGAGCAGTTAAATACGATACATGTAACTAAGGGGCCCTTAAGTAAGGAATCTTCTAATATGGATTATCTAAATATGGTTTCTTCTAAAACGGATTATCTAAATATGGATTCTTCTAGAACGGATTATCAAAATATGGAATATTCTAATACGGACAATTTCAATACGAACCATTCTAATACGAACCATATAGATATGGAACATGTCGGAATAGAGTTAGAACAAGCAATAGATATTATTTTATCAAACTGTAAAGAGATAGAGTCTACAGAAGAAATACCAGTGCTTCAAGGAAATGGTAGAATTTTAGCTGAAGATATCTATTCTCTTATTAATAATCCTCCTTTTGATCGTTCGCCACTAGATGGATTTGCCCTTTGTTCAAAAGATATAGAAGGGGCATCAATGACAAGAACTATTAAGCTAACCGTAATTGATAAGGTATATGCAGGGGAATACATAGAAACAGAATTAAAACAAGGCCAGGCAATTCGGATTATGACAGGTGCACCGATACCCAAAGGGGCAGATTGTGTAATACGAATTGAAGATATTGAGGAAGAAGAAAATGAATTAGCATATCCAACTATATTGGTAAGGAAAGAATTAAAGCATCATGAGAACTATTGCTTTCAGGGGGAAGATGTAGAAAAAGGGCAGCAGATTTTATCTTCTGGTAAAAAGTTAAGCTTTATTGAGCAGGGGATACTAGCATCTGTAGGTATTAATAAGATAAAGGTTTATCGCAAGGCTAAGGTAGCAGTTTTTGTTACCGGAAATGAATTAATTATGCCTGGTGATAAGCTTATGCCAGGTAAAATATACGATTCAAACCTACATCTCCTATATGCTCGCCTCTGTGAGTTAGGGATTGAGCCTATCATAGTAAACTTTTTACCAGATGATGTGAATGCAACAGCAAAAGCACTGAAAGATTCACTCTTAGAAGTCGATTTTGTTATAACCACAGGAGGAGTCTCCGTTGGAGATATGGACATTTTTCATGAAGTAATAACAATTATGGGAGCGAAAAGATTATTCTGGAAGGTTAAATTAAAACCTGGGACACCTGCAATGTTTTCAATGTATCAGGATAAACCTATGTTCCACTTGTCCGGAAATCCATTTGCAGCGGCAACCACGTTTGAATTGCTCGTTAGGCCATACCTTTCAAAAATCTGTCATGATTCCACATTAGTTAGCTGCAAAAGTGTTGCAATCCTAAAGGATGAATTTAAGAAGAAAAGTAAGGATAGAAGATTTTTGCGAGCTAAAGTTGAGAATGGATTCGTAACGATTCCATGTTTAGGTAAACATTCTTCAGGAATTTTATCTTCCATGCAAGATTGTAATTGCTTAATTGATATTCCTGCAGGAAGTAATATGCTACAAAAGGGGAGTCAGGTGGACATCCTACTATTGTAA